The Bombus vancouverensis nearcticus chromosome 9, iyBomVanc1_principal, whole genome shotgun sequence genome includes a window with the following:
- the LOC117163389 gene encoding uncharacterized protein LOC117163389, which produces MVIILYRAMSSLTLSKLKKAPIGKIDKQRKKINRFDGLTEEEVQKYTLPDYLEMNLDIVFVGINPSLMAAHRGRYYAGPGNHFYKLLHESRLTSRCLSYEEDHKLLQFRIGLTNIVPRATKSSADLKRTEIKEGSKIVEEKLKLYKPKIAVFNGKCIYEVFANKTDNFNFGLQPEKVDETAIWVTPSSSARCANFPRMTDKLHFFTSLKKYLQFLKGEIKDIDMKEFLFEGKCKQFIPQTSKMWRRKNMSTFLHGGRIANKDTICLDTSDENVAIAHSTEFIVKKLEPDKSDKTDEIFDTDESDSSQNFEACISQDIVKTFFGNDGTSQKEQSLAVKNVKIKQPNNQAMTSDIKKSKRQTNRKEKKIVKRFPNKPVRSKDLENNTNDFINLIKQRLIGKLNNFDE; this is translated from the coding sequence ATGGTGATAATTTTGTACAGAGCGATGTCTTCGCTTACTttgagtaaattaaaaaaagcaCCGATAGGAAAGATTGATAAACAACGAAAAAAAATTAACCGGTTTGATGGATTAACGGAAGAAGAAGTGCAAAAGTATACTTTGCCAGATTATTTGGAAATGAATTTAGATATAGTTTTCGTCGGTATAAACCCAAGTTTAATGGCAGCCCATCGTGGTAGATACTACGCTGGTCCAGGTAACCATTTTTATAAACTTTTGCATGAATCAAGACTAACATCTCGATGTTTAAGTTACGAAGAAGATCATAAACTTCTTCAATTTAGAATTGGTTTAACAAACATAGTACCTCGAGCTACAAAGTCTTCTGCTGATTTAAAGCGTACAGAGATCAAAGAGGGTTCTAAAattgtagaagaaaaattaaaactttATAAGCCAAAGATTGCTGTTTTCAATGGCAAATGTATCTATGAAGTATTTGCTAATAAAACAGATAATTTCAATTTTGGATTGCAACCAGAAAAAGTTGATGAAACTGCAATTTGGGTCACTCCATCAAGTAGTGCGCGTTGTGCAAATTTTCCAAGAATGACAGACAAATTACATTTCTTTACTTCcttgaaaaaatatttgcagTTCCTAAAAGGAGAAATCAAAGATATTGATATGAAAGAATTCTTGTTCGAAGGAAAATGCAAACAGTTTATTCCACAAACGTCAAAAATGTGGCGGCGAAAAAATATGTCTACATTCCTACATGGAGGAAGAATTGCTAATAAAGATACAATATGTCTAGATACATCTGATGAAAATGTAGCAATAGCACATAGTACAGAGTTCATTGTAAAGAAACTTGAACCTGATAAAAGTGATAAAACTGatgaaatatttgatacagATGAATCTGATTCATCACAAAATTTTGAGGCATGTATTTCTCAAGATATTGTAAAAACATTTTTTGGAAATGATGGAACTTCACAAAAAGAACAATCACTAGCTGTAAAGAATGTAAAAATCAAACAACCCAACAATCAAGCTATGACCAGTGATATAAAAAAATCTAAACGCCAAACAAacaggaaagagaaaaagattgtTAAAAGATTTCCTAACAAACCAGTTAGAAGTAAAGATCTTGAAAATAACACTaatgattttataaatttgataaaacaaAGACTGATAGGAAAGCTAAACAATTTTGATGAATAG